The proteins below come from a single Zea mays cultivar B73 chromosome 8, Zm-B73-REFERENCE-NAM-5.0, whole genome shotgun sequence genomic window:
- the LOC100280182 gene encoding uncharacterized protein isoform X1, whose product MRGGGGRQPSYAASDGADADAAAVPAASRKMVQSLKGILADRSEGEIYATLCDCGMDPDIAVERLISQDTFHEVRRKRDKKKETKVNQETRPRPFQKSIYGGYKAGSDRSGRANSIGGFKGPAKKEPELHASINSSALDVNTSATSETFSATGNVAQADAKNTFQPPSQVKHGWGGVPGRPSMAEIVKMGRPQAKVGSRSVASSIVMPAIGDSAIPNTPNLAPNEYNQTVFASEVGHGAADKLPNVADEVHSVSKDASSLDMLPSAEGTDVEAPSMSANMQGSSTPDANEDDVEKDTNLEEGNTESLTTPGQVSASGKGIHSEYTELVSHLDEGSMEKTDDFQLDALSFEHNLNLNGDVSTTTTQFDHLTLLDGPKLSDENPAVIIPGHLQVSNADCAHLTFGSFVYGTLDASLTTKPLESHGDIVTIPDDDYDQSEGRIHDDESKVTLAPAANEYVTSTSNSNVENLDITSVQQSEVTRSNFLDVTSNTEYNLSSPPDYATSSAALQDSTSQSYLQENRQFQSISPLPSFMQIQNGLMSPAIPPLREFDPAFSLLLTNPPIMHGTTSSSMSSATVSTQPQENANPVGLPNPQLTQSQPSTSIAPGPPLPQHLLHPYAQTTLPLGYASMIGYPSLPPSYAYLPPAAFQQPYMNSGMFLHQAAAAVPNSSVKYPLPQYKSNIALASLPQPGSLLSSYVGGFGTANNMPGNFPLNQSTTSATATLGFDGTVPSHLEDGNQFVCLQQNENPAMWMHGAGSRGMPPLAASTMYGYQGQSHQTGLRQGQLPSQYGSALGQSQPGLGPEHRNPSDSNLSGAAQANQMWPNSY is encoded by the exons ATGAGGGGCGGCGGCGGGAGGCAGCCTTCCTATGCGGCGTCGGACGGGGCGGATGCGGATGCGGCGGCGGTCCCGGCTGCTTCCAGGAAGATGGTGCAGAGCCTCAAGGGGATCCTGGCCGACCGCTCGGAGGGCGAGATCTACGCCACCCTCTGCGACTGCGGCATGGACCCCGACATAGCCGTAGAGAGGCTCATCTCCCAGG ATACTTTTCATGAGGTGAGAAGAAAGCGGGATAAGAAAAAGGAG ACTAAAGTTAATCAGGAAACAAGGCCTCGTCCATTCCAGAAATCTATATATGGAGGATATAAGGCTGGTTCAGATCGAAGTGGGAGAG CAAACTCTATAGGCGGTTTCAAAGGCCCTGCCAAAAAAGAACCAGAGTTACATGCTTCAATAAACTCGTCAGCCTTAGatgtcaacacaagtgccactTCAGAAACATTTTCTGCTACTGG CAATGTTGCCCAGGCTGATGCTAAGAACACTTTCCAGCCTCCATCTCAAGTGAAACATGGTTGGGGTGGTGTTCCAGGTCGCCCTTCCATGGCTGAAATAGTGAAGATGGGCCGGCCTCAAGCTAAAGTTGGGAGCAGATCTGTTGCAAGTAGCATTGTCATGCCAGCTATTGGTGATTCAGCCATTCCCAATACACCAAATCTTGCGCCCAATGAATACAACCAAACTGTATTTGCATCAGAAGTAGGCCATGGTGCAGCAGATAAATTGCCAAATGTTGCCGATGAGGTGCACTCTGTATCTAAAGATGCTTCCTCACTTGATATGTTACCTTCAGCAGAGGGAACAGATGTTGAAGCCCCTTCCATGAGTGCTAACATGCAAGGTTCATCAACGCCAGATGCCAATGAAGATGACGTTGAAAAAGACACAAATTTGGAAGAGGGCAATACAGAAAGCTTGACGACTCCTGGACAAGTTTCTGCTTCTGGTAAAGGTATACATTCAGAATATACTGAACTTGTCAGTCATCTGGATGAAGGCTCGATGGAGAAAACAGATGACTTTCAGCTCGATGCTCTTTCATTTGAACACAATCTAA ATCTGAATGGAGATGTGTCTACAACGACAACACAATTTGATCATTTGACTCTGCTTGATGGACCAAAATTGTCTGATGAGAATCCGGCTGTAATAATCCCTGGCCATCTTCAGGTTTCAAACGCTGATTGTGCGCACTTGACATTTGGTAGTTTTGTGTATGGAACACTTGATGCGTCCTTGACAACAAAACCTCTTGAGAGTCATGGGGATATCGTAACAATTCCTGACGATGATTATGACCAATCAGAGGGCAG AATCCATGACGATGAAAGCAAGGTAACATTAGCGCCTGCTGCTAATGAATATGTTACTTCTACGTCAAACAGCAATGTAGAGAATCTTGATATTACATCAGTACAGCAATCTGAAGTCACTAGATCCAATTTCCTGGATGTCACGAGCAATACGGAATACAACCTATCATCACCCCCAGATTATGCAACTTCAAGTGCAGCGCTGCAAGATTCTACTTCACAGAGTTATCTACAGGAAAATCGACAATTCCAGAGCATTTCTCCTCTCCCAAGCTTCATG CAAATACAAAATGGTCTCATGTCACCAGCAATTCCACCATTGCGCGAATTTGATCCAGCATTCTCACTATTGCTCACTAATCCTCCTATTATGCATGGTACAACGTCATCATCCATGAGCAGTGCAACTGTTTCTACGCAGCCCCAAGAG AATGCCAATCCAGTTGGTTTACCCAACCCTCAATTGACTCAATCTCAGCCAAGCACCAGCATTGCTCCAGGGCCTCCACTCCCTCAGCATCTTCTTCATCCCTATGCTCAAACAACCCTTCCTCTTGGATACGCAAGCATGATTGGCTATCCATCTCTTCCACCAAGCTATGCATATCTCCCACCTGCTGCTTTTCAGCAACCATACATGAACAGTGGCATGTTCCTCCaccaagcagcagcagcagttcccaaCTCAAGTGTGAAATACCCTCTGCCGCAGTACAAAAGCAACATTGCCCTTGCTAGCTTACCACAGCCAGGCTCTTTGCTCTCAAGCTATGTCGGGGGCTTTGGAACTGCAAACAACATGCCTGGAAATTTCCCTCTGAACCAAAGTACAACGTCGGCAACCGCAACTCTTGGGTTTGATGGAACGGTCCCGTCACATTTGGAAGATGGAAACCAGTTTGTTTGTCTTCAGCAG AACGAGAACCCTGCAATGTGGATGCATGGAGCTGGTTCACGAGGGATGCCCCCACTTGCAGCCAGTACCATGTATGGCTATCAAGGGCAGAGTCATCAGACCGGCCTTCGGCAGGGCCAGCTACCTTCACAATATGGCTCTGCTCTAGGGCAGTCACAGCCGGGCCTGGGCCCCGAACACCGAAATCCTAGCGATAGTAACCTAAGTGGTGCTGCTCAGGCTAACCAGATGTGGCCAAACAGCTACTGA
- the LOC100280182 gene encoding uncharacterized protein isoform X4: protein MRGGGGRQPSYAASDGADADAAAVPAASRKMVQSLKGILADRSEGEIYATLCDCGMDPDIAVERLISQDTFHEVRRKRDKKKETKVNQETRPRPFQKSIYGGYKAGSDRSGRANSIGGFKGPAKKEPELHASINSSALDVNTSATSETFSATGNVAQADAKNTFQPPSQVKHGWGGVPGRPSMAEIVKMGRPQAKVGSRSVASSIVMPAIGDSAIPNTPNLAPNEYNQTVFASEVGHGAADKLPNVADEVHSVSKDASSLDMLPSAEGTDVEAPSMSANMQGSSTPDANEDDVEKDTNLEEGNTESLTTPGQVSASGKADLNGDVSTTTTQFDHLTLLDGPKLSDENPAVIIPGHLQVSNADCAHLTFGSFVYGTLDASLTTKPLESHGDIVTIPDDDYDQSEGRIHDDESKVTLAPAANEYVTSTSNSNVENLDITSVQQSEVTRSNFLDVTSNTEYNLSSPPDYATSSAALQDSTSQSYLQENRQFQSISPLPSFMQIQNGLMSPAIPPLREFDPAFSLLLTNPPIMHGTTSSSMSSATVSTQPQENANPVGLPNPQLTQSQPSTSIAPGPPLPQHLLHPYAQTTLPLGYASMIGYPSLPPSYAYLPPAAFQQPYMNSGMFLHQAAAAVPNSSVKYPLPQYKSNIALASLPQPGSLLSSYVGGFGTANNMPGNFPLNQSTTSATATLGFDGTVPSHLEDGNQFVCLQQNENPAMWMHGAGSRGMPPLAASTMYGYQGQSHQTGLRQGQLPSQYGSALGQSQPGLGPEHRNPSDSNLSGAAQANQMWPNSY from the exons ATGAGGGGCGGCGGCGGGAGGCAGCCTTCCTATGCGGCGTCGGACGGGGCGGATGCGGATGCGGCGGCGGTCCCGGCTGCTTCCAGGAAGATGGTGCAGAGCCTCAAGGGGATCCTGGCCGACCGCTCGGAGGGCGAGATCTACGCCACCCTCTGCGACTGCGGCATGGACCCCGACATAGCCGTAGAGAGGCTCATCTCCCAGG ATACTTTTCATGAGGTGAGAAGAAAGCGGGATAAGAAAAAGGAG ACTAAAGTTAATCAGGAAACAAGGCCTCGTCCATTCCAGAAATCTATATATGGAGGATATAAGGCTGGTTCAGATCGAAGTGGGAGAG CAAACTCTATAGGCGGTTTCAAAGGCCCTGCCAAAAAAGAACCAGAGTTACATGCTTCAATAAACTCGTCAGCCTTAGatgtcaacacaagtgccactTCAGAAACATTTTCTGCTACTGG CAATGTTGCCCAGGCTGATGCTAAGAACACTTTCCAGCCTCCATCTCAAGTGAAACATGGTTGGGGTGGTGTTCCAGGTCGCCCTTCCATGGCTGAAATAGTGAAGATGGGCCGGCCTCAAGCTAAAGTTGGGAGCAGATCTGTTGCAAGTAGCATTGTCATGCCAGCTATTGGTGATTCAGCCATTCCCAATACACCAAATCTTGCGCCCAATGAATACAACCAAACTGTATTTGCATCAGAAGTAGGCCATGGTGCAGCAGATAAATTGCCAAATGTTGCCGATGAGGTGCACTCTGTATCTAAAGATGCTTCCTCACTTGATATGTTACCTTCAGCAGAGGGAACAGATGTTGAAGCCCCTTCCATGAGTGCTAACATGCAAGGTTCATCAACGCCAGATGCCAATGAAGATGACGTTGAAAAAGACACAAATTTGGAAGAGGGCAATACAGAAAGCTTGACGACTCCTGGACAAGTTTCTGCTTCTGGTAAAG CAGATCTGAATGGAGATGTGTCTACAACGACAACACAATTTGATCATTTGACTCTGCTTGATGGACCAAAATTGTCTGATGAGAATCCGGCTGTAATAATCCCTGGCCATCTTCAGGTTTCAAACGCTGATTGTGCGCACTTGACATTTGGTAGTTTTGTGTATGGAACACTTGATGCGTCCTTGACAACAAAACCTCTTGAGAGTCATGGGGATATCGTAACAATTCCTGACGATGATTATGACCAATCAGAGGGCAG AATCCATGACGATGAAAGCAAGGTAACATTAGCGCCTGCTGCTAATGAATATGTTACTTCTACGTCAAACAGCAATGTAGAGAATCTTGATATTACATCAGTACAGCAATCTGAAGTCACTAGATCCAATTTCCTGGATGTCACGAGCAATACGGAATACAACCTATCATCACCCCCAGATTATGCAACTTCAAGTGCAGCGCTGCAAGATTCTACTTCACAGAGTTATCTACAGGAAAATCGACAATTCCAGAGCATTTCTCCTCTCCCAAGCTTCATG CAAATACAAAATGGTCTCATGTCACCAGCAATTCCACCATTGCGCGAATTTGATCCAGCATTCTCACTATTGCTCACTAATCCTCCTATTATGCATGGTACAACGTCATCATCCATGAGCAGTGCAACTGTTTCTACGCAGCCCCAAGAG AATGCCAATCCAGTTGGTTTACCCAACCCTCAATTGACTCAATCTCAGCCAAGCACCAGCATTGCTCCAGGGCCTCCACTCCCTCAGCATCTTCTTCATCCCTATGCTCAAACAACCCTTCCTCTTGGATACGCAAGCATGATTGGCTATCCATCTCTTCCACCAAGCTATGCATATCTCCCACCTGCTGCTTTTCAGCAACCATACATGAACAGTGGCATGTTCCTCCaccaagcagcagcagcagttcccaaCTCAAGTGTGAAATACCCTCTGCCGCAGTACAAAAGCAACATTGCCCTTGCTAGCTTACCACAGCCAGGCTCTTTGCTCTCAAGCTATGTCGGGGGCTTTGGAACTGCAAACAACATGCCTGGAAATTTCCCTCTGAACCAAAGTACAACGTCGGCAACCGCAACTCTTGGGTTTGATGGAACGGTCCCGTCACATTTGGAAGATGGAAACCAGTTTGTTTGTCTTCAGCAG AACGAGAACCCTGCAATGTGGATGCATGGAGCTGGTTCACGAGGGATGCCCCCACTTGCAGCCAGTACCATGTATGGCTATCAAGGGCAGAGTCATCAGACCGGCCTTCGGCAGGGCCAGCTACCTTCACAATATGGCTCTGCTCTAGGGCAGTCACAGCCGGGCCTGGGCCCCGAACACCGAAATCCTAGCGATAGTAACCTAAGTGGTGCTGCTCAGGCTAACCAGATGTGGCCAAACAGCTACTGA
- the LOC100280182 gene encoding uncharacterized protein isoform X5: MRGGGGRQPSYAASDGADADAAAVPAASRKMVQSLKGILADRSEGEIYATLCDCGMDPDIAVERLISQDTFHEVRRKRDKKKETKVNQETRPRPFQKSIYGGYKAGSDRSGRANSIGGFKGPAKKEPELHASINSSALDVNTSATSETFSATGNVAQADAKNTFQPPSQVKHGWGGVPGRPSMAEIVKMGRPQAKVGSRSVASSIVMPAIGDSAIPNTPNLAPNEYNQTVFASEVGHGAADKLPNVADEVHSVSKDASSLDMLPSAEGTDVEAPSMSANMQGSSTPDANEDDVEKDTNLEEGNTESLTTPGQVSASGKDLNGDVSTTTTQFDHLTLLDGPKLSDENPAVIIPGHLQVSNADCAHLTFGSFVYGTLDASLTTKPLESHGDIVTIPDDDYDQSEGRIHDDESKVTLAPAANEYVTSTSNSNVENLDITSVQQSEVTRSNFLDVTSNTEYNLSSPPDYATSSAALQDSTSQSYLQENRQFQSISPLPSFMQIQNGLMSPAIPPLREFDPAFSLLLTNPPIMHGTTSSSMSSATVSTQPQENANPVGLPNPQLTQSQPSTSIAPGPPLPQHLLHPYAQTTLPLGYASMIGYPSLPPSYAYLPPAAFQQPYMNSGMFLHQAAAAVPNSSVKYPLPQYKSNIALASLPQPGSLLSSYVGGFGTANNMPGNFPLNQSTTSATATLGFDGTVPSHLEDGNQFVCLQQNENPAMWMHGAGSRGMPPLAASTMYGYQGQSHQTGLRQGQLPSQYGSALGQSQPGLGPEHRNPSDSNLSGAAQANQMWPNSY; the protein is encoded by the exons ATGAGGGGCGGCGGCGGGAGGCAGCCTTCCTATGCGGCGTCGGACGGGGCGGATGCGGATGCGGCGGCGGTCCCGGCTGCTTCCAGGAAGATGGTGCAGAGCCTCAAGGGGATCCTGGCCGACCGCTCGGAGGGCGAGATCTACGCCACCCTCTGCGACTGCGGCATGGACCCCGACATAGCCGTAGAGAGGCTCATCTCCCAGG ATACTTTTCATGAGGTGAGAAGAAAGCGGGATAAGAAAAAGGAG ACTAAAGTTAATCAGGAAACAAGGCCTCGTCCATTCCAGAAATCTATATATGGAGGATATAAGGCTGGTTCAGATCGAAGTGGGAGAG CAAACTCTATAGGCGGTTTCAAAGGCCCTGCCAAAAAAGAACCAGAGTTACATGCTTCAATAAACTCGTCAGCCTTAGatgtcaacacaagtgccactTCAGAAACATTTTCTGCTACTGG CAATGTTGCCCAGGCTGATGCTAAGAACACTTTCCAGCCTCCATCTCAAGTGAAACATGGTTGGGGTGGTGTTCCAGGTCGCCCTTCCATGGCTGAAATAGTGAAGATGGGCCGGCCTCAAGCTAAAGTTGGGAGCAGATCTGTTGCAAGTAGCATTGTCATGCCAGCTATTGGTGATTCAGCCATTCCCAATACACCAAATCTTGCGCCCAATGAATACAACCAAACTGTATTTGCATCAGAAGTAGGCCATGGTGCAGCAGATAAATTGCCAAATGTTGCCGATGAGGTGCACTCTGTATCTAAAGATGCTTCCTCACTTGATATGTTACCTTCAGCAGAGGGAACAGATGTTGAAGCCCCTTCCATGAGTGCTAACATGCAAGGTTCATCAACGCCAGATGCCAATGAAGATGACGTTGAAAAAGACACAAATTTGGAAGAGGGCAATACAGAAAGCTTGACGACTCCTGGACAAGTTTCTGCTTCTGGTAAAG ATCTGAATGGAGATGTGTCTACAACGACAACACAATTTGATCATTTGACTCTGCTTGATGGACCAAAATTGTCTGATGAGAATCCGGCTGTAATAATCCCTGGCCATCTTCAGGTTTCAAACGCTGATTGTGCGCACTTGACATTTGGTAGTTTTGTGTATGGAACACTTGATGCGTCCTTGACAACAAAACCTCTTGAGAGTCATGGGGATATCGTAACAATTCCTGACGATGATTATGACCAATCAGAGGGCAG AATCCATGACGATGAAAGCAAGGTAACATTAGCGCCTGCTGCTAATGAATATGTTACTTCTACGTCAAACAGCAATGTAGAGAATCTTGATATTACATCAGTACAGCAATCTGAAGTCACTAGATCCAATTTCCTGGATGTCACGAGCAATACGGAATACAACCTATCATCACCCCCAGATTATGCAACTTCAAGTGCAGCGCTGCAAGATTCTACTTCACAGAGTTATCTACAGGAAAATCGACAATTCCAGAGCATTTCTCCTCTCCCAAGCTTCATG CAAATACAAAATGGTCTCATGTCACCAGCAATTCCACCATTGCGCGAATTTGATCCAGCATTCTCACTATTGCTCACTAATCCTCCTATTATGCATGGTACAACGTCATCATCCATGAGCAGTGCAACTGTTTCTACGCAGCCCCAAGAG AATGCCAATCCAGTTGGTTTACCCAACCCTCAATTGACTCAATCTCAGCCAAGCACCAGCATTGCTCCAGGGCCTCCACTCCCTCAGCATCTTCTTCATCCCTATGCTCAAACAACCCTTCCTCTTGGATACGCAAGCATGATTGGCTATCCATCTCTTCCACCAAGCTATGCATATCTCCCACCTGCTGCTTTTCAGCAACCATACATGAACAGTGGCATGTTCCTCCaccaagcagcagcagcagttcccaaCTCAAGTGTGAAATACCCTCTGCCGCAGTACAAAAGCAACATTGCCCTTGCTAGCTTACCACAGCCAGGCTCTTTGCTCTCAAGCTATGTCGGGGGCTTTGGAACTGCAAACAACATGCCTGGAAATTTCCCTCTGAACCAAAGTACAACGTCGGCAACCGCAACTCTTGGGTTTGATGGAACGGTCCCGTCACATTTGGAAGATGGAAACCAGTTTGTTTGTCTTCAGCAG AACGAGAACCCTGCAATGTGGATGCATGGAGCTGGTTCACGAGGGATGCCCCCACTTGCAGCCAGTACCATGTATGGCTATCAAGGGCAGAGTCATCAGACCGGCCTTCGGCAGGGCCAGCTACCTTCACAATATGGCTCTGCTCTAGGGCAGTCACAGCCGGGCCTGGGCCCCGAACACCGAAATCCTAGCGATAGTAACCTAAGTGGTGCTGCTCAGGCTAACCAGATGTGGCCAAACAGCTACTGA
- the LOC100280182 gene encoding uncharacterized protein isoform X2 encodes MRGGGGRQPSYAASDGADADAAAVPAASRKMVQSLKGILADRSEGEIYATLCDCGMDPDIAVERLISQDTFHEVRRKRDKKKETKVNQETRPRPFQKSIYGGYKAGSDRSGRGGFKGPAKKEPELHASINSSALDVNTSATSETFSATGNVAQADAKNTFQPPSQVKHGWGGVPGRPSMAEIVKMGRPQAKVGSRSVASSIVMPAIGDSAIPNTPNLAPNEYNQTVFASEVGHGAADKLPNVADEVHSVSKDASSLDMLPSAEGTDVEAPSMSANMQGSSTPDANEDDVEKDTNLEEGNTESLTTPGQVSASGKGIHSEYTELVSHLDEGSMEKTDDFQLDALSFEHNLTDLNGDVSTTTTQFDHLTLLDGPKLSDENPAVIIPGHLQVSNADCAHLTFGSFVYGTLDASLTTKPLESHGDIVTIPDDDYDQSEGRIHDDESKVTLAPAANEYVTSTSNSNVENLDITSVQQSEVTRSNFLDVTSNTEYNLSSPPDYATSSAALQDSTSQSYLQENRQFQSISPLPSFMQIQNGLMSPAIPPLREFDPAFSLLLTNPPIMHGTTSSSMSSATVSTQPQENANPVGLPNPQLTQSQPSTSIAPGPPLPQHLLHPYAQTTLPLGYASMIGYPSLPPSYAYLPPAAFQQPYMNSGMFLHQAAAAVPNSSVKYPLPQYKSNIALASLPQPGSLLSSYVGGFGTANNMPGNFPLNQSTTSATATLGFDGTVPSHLEDGNQFVCLQQNENPAMWMHGAGSRGMPPLAASTMYGYQGQSHQTGLRQGQLPSQYGSALGQSQPGLGPEHRNPSDSNLSGAAQANQMWPNSY; translated from the exons ATGAGGGGCGGCGGCGGGAGGCAGCCTTCCTATGCGGCGTCGGACGGGGCGGATGCGGATGCGGCGGCGGTCCCGGCTGCTTCCAGGAAGATGGTGCAGAGCCTCAAGGGGATCCTGGCCGACCGCTCGGAGGGCGAGATCTACGCCACCCTCTGCGACTGCGGCATGGACCCCGACATAGCCGTAGAGAGGCTCATCTCCCAGG ATACTTTTCATGAGGTGAGAAGAAAGCGGGATAAGAAAAAGGAG ACTAAAGTTAATCAGGAAACAAGGCCTCGTCCATTCCAGAAATCTATATATGGAGGATATAAGGCTGGTTCAGATCGAAGTGGGAGAG GCGGTTTCAAAGGCCCTGCCAAAAAAGAACCAGAGTTACATGCTTCAATAAACTCGTCAGCCTTAGatgtcaacacaagtgccactTCAGAAACATTTTCTGCTACTGG CAATGTTGCCCAGGCTGATGCTAAGAACACTTTCCAGCCTCCATCTCAAGTGAAACATGGTTGGGGTGGTGTTCCAGGTCGCCCTTCCATGGCTGAAATAGTGAAGATGGGCCGGCCTCAAGCTAAAGTTGGGAGCAGATCTGTTGCAAGTAGCATTGTCATGCCAGCTATTGGTGATTCAGCCATTCCCAATACACCAAATCTTGCGCCCAATGAATACAACCAAACTGTATTTGCATCAGAAGTAGGCCATGGTGCAGCAGATAAATTGCCAAATGTTGCCGATGAGGTGCACTCTGTATCTAAAGATGCTTCCTCACTTGATATGTTACCTTCAGCAGAGGGAACAGATGTTGAAGCCCCTTCCATGAGTGCTAACATGCAAGGTTCATCAACGCCAGATGCCAATGAAGATGACGTTGAAAAAGACACAAATTTGGAAGAGGGCAATACAGAAAGCTTGACGACTCCTGGACAAGTTTCTGCTTCTGGTAAAGGTATACATTCAGAATATACTGAACTTGTCAGTCATCTGGATGAAGGCTCGATGGAGAAAACAGATGACTTTCAGCTCGATGCTCTTTCATTTGAACACAATCTAA CAGATCTGAATGGAGATGTGTCTACAACGACAACACAATTTGATCATTTGACTCTGCTTGATGGACCAAAATTGTCTGATGAGAATCCGGCTGTAATAATCCCTGGCCATCTTCAGGTTTCAAACGCTGATTGTGCGCACTTGACATTTGGTAGTTTTGTGTATGGAACACTTGATGCGTCCTTGACAACAAAACCTCTTGAGAGTCATGGGGATATCGTAACAATTCCTGACGATGATTATGACCAATCAGAGGGCAG AATCCATGACGATGAAAGCAAGGTAACATTAGCGCCTGCTGCTAATGAATATGTTACTTCTACGTCAAACAGCAATGTAGAGAATCTTGATATTACATCAGTACAGCAATCTGAAGTCACTAGATCCAATTTCCTGGATGTCACGAGCAATACGGAATACAACCTATCATCACCCCCAGATTATGCAACTTCAAGTGCAGCGCTGCAAGATTCTACTTCACAGAGTTATCTACAGGAAAATCGACAATTCCAGAGCATTTCTCCTCTCCCAAGCTTCATG CAAATACAAAATGGTCTCATGTCACCAGCAATTCCACCATTGCGCGAATTTGATCCAGCATTCTCACTATTGCTCACTAATCCTCCTATTATGCATGGTACAACGTCATCATCCATGAGCAGTGCAACTGTTTCTACGCAGCCCCAAGAG AATGCCAATCCAGTTGGTTTACCCAACCCTCAATTGACTCAATCTCAGCCAAGCACCAGCATTGCTCCAGGGCCTCCACTCCCTCAGCATCTTCTTCATCCCTATGCTCAAACAACCCTTCCTCTTGGATACGCAAGCATGATTGGCTATCCATCTCTTCCACCAAGCTATGCATATCTCCCACCTGCTGCTTTTCAGCAACCATACATGAACAGTGGCATGTTCCTCCaccaagcagcagcagcagttcccaaCTCAAGTGTGAAATACCCTCTGCCGCAGTACAAAAGCAACATTGCCCTTGCTAGCTTACCACAGCCAGGCTCTTTGCTCTCAAGCTATGTCGGGGGCTTTGGAACTGCAAACAACATGCCTGGAAATTTCCCTCTGAACCAAAGTACAACGTCGGCAACCGCAACTCTTGGGTTTGATGGAACGGTCCCGTCACATTTGGAAGATGGAAACCAGTTTGTTTGTCTTCAGCAG AACGAGAACCCTGCAATGTGGATGCATGGAGCTGGTTCACGAGGGATGCCCCCACTTGCAGCCAGTACCATGTATGGCTATCAAGGGCAGAGTCATCAGACCGGCCTTCGGCAGGGCCAGCTACCTTCACAATATGGCTCTGCTCTAGGGCAGTCACAGCCGGGCCTGGGCCCCGAACACCGAAATCCTAGCGATAGTAACCTAAGTGGTGCTGCTCAGGCTAACCAGATGTGGCCAAACAGCTACTGA